The genomic region tatatcaaaatcTATTTTAGAAATcaaggaaaaaaataatgaaataaaaaaaaatatgaatttgATTCGGAATGCTAAAGTGAAACAACCAAGTAATATACCATTTCGTGAAAATAGAGATAAAGATAATCGTTTTGTATtgaacaaaattaataaaaatgaaaaacaaacaaaaaatagaGCATTAGCACTTAATTCAATAGAAGATATAAGTTCATGTTGTTTCAGTTCTGGAAATAGTACAATTTATGAAAGTGATAATAGTAGTGAAGAAAATCAATCTGATGTAGTATATTCGTCTATTTCTGAACAAGAATTagaaaaatgttttttaaaaagcagaaaatttatcataaaagatgataaaaatatatgcgaAGATTGTgaaaatgtattaaaaaataatatattattacacaCATTTGAAAAGTTTGaattaaattatgaaattccaaaaaaaacaaaaaaaacacccaacaaaaaaatatatagctcattaataaaagatatatatacaatgcatagagaaaaaaaatgtcctataaatattttactattattacaagaaataaatgataaagaattagaaaataatttaattaatttacaatatattttacacttttttgaaaaaacattccttcaaaatataagtgattatttaaatagtttatttaaaattattaatgtTTGCAAAGGTTTGATAACTCAATCTAATCGTCATTGTAGCAAAGAAATGAACAGATTATATAATGCAGCATTATATTGTCGAAAAGCATTTGAatctttttataaattaaaaacacctttaaatatatattatttaattattgaattattagtatttatatcaaaaaatatttattttgagaATTTTCCAcattacaaaaaaacattttcaaattataGATATGTTGACTTGTTAAATAGttataacatatttaaaaataataaaatgaattttaGTTGTCTAGACAAATATTTACACATTAATAGTATCAAAActcataaattttatattgcTTTAAATCGCCTTCGAATAagtttaataaatatattaaaatctttttcaaataataataatttttctattcTTTATAATCTATCTATTTTGAATGTACCTCCAAAtaaatttcattttattactcttccgaaaaataaagaaaaatatcattCTTGTAATAATTATTCCTATTTTGAtgacatattatataacaaccaaaataaattatatccattttatatttgtacaTGTGATACTTATTCTTTCATTagcattaaaaaatatattcaaacaAACAAAACCTTTATGTTAATACAAAAAGAATTTatcaatattaatttatatccTTTGCGtttgttaaatattatCGTAAGTTGAAATAAGAAgaatgaataaaattttttttatatccatttccctattttaaatattatatatcacATTTTTCCATGTTTACACATTTTATCAAatcataaattaaaatcTATCATATTTGTTAGGTAATATCAAAGAATATGTTCTATATATTCAcagaaaaagataaaaaattaaatatcaCATCCATTAAAGTTAAATATGATGgttcacaaaaaaaattactaaACAATGGGGAAAACATAGGAGAAATTAGTAATTTTTCAGGTAAATATTTGTCTAAATCTAGCTAAAAAATAAccaaatcaaaaaaatgaccTTGATAATGTCTatatcaatttttattcctCTTCTCTTTTTCCAGTTCTTAACTGCTCAAGCTTAGAAACATATTTTCCAAATGCGGATTCATACAATATTAAAATccaaattttatatgtaaggcaaaaaaataaaaaatatattcgtCGTCTATTATTTCTGTACATACTATTTCGTGCTTCTGCATACATGTATGGTGCATACATTTAGTTCCTTCCCAACTTAAAAAACGATAAATGCTagaaaaaagagaaaaattagaaaaatgaTTGTTCTGCTTAGCTTACAGCCttcattgtttttatttcttttacattgttttctcttttttttttatcatttccCATGAAGAATTCCATCATTGCGAATTTCCAACCTCATATGTGCCTGATATTGCAAGGATTTTGAATCAGCTTAAATTGGCAATTCACAAAAAAtaccatttttttcatatacgatatatatattaattttttttcattttgtttcattaatattttgtctTGGGTTTTTTTGTCagaaattatgaaaaaataaagcattaaataaatccataattttatttttcatttttttttctgaatgaacataattttaaaaaattgaaaattaCTATTAATAcgaaaaatatagaaattgAAAGACAATgatttcaattttttttatatctttacattttttagtttttttcaaatattattaaagtGTGTAACATATCGGAAAATTggatttaaattaaaaaaaaaaatagcgaAAATAGTCAATAGATAAACtgcatatatttgtgtgcatgcacatatatatagaaaaaaaaaacaagtGCAATTGCAAACGTTCGTATATATAGAGAGATGAAAACGACATAGAATAAGGGCCTACTAagcatatgcatataatacaaCCATATAAATAGATaacacatttttaaaattaattaatagtATTCATTTTTGCTACATTATTGCTacgtttttttaattagtggtttgtttttttcttcattttatAATCATATGGATCGAACACTTGAGAACAAAGCGGAGTTGCATATTCGAAACTCAATGACtgtcaaaaaaaaaaaaataaaaaaatgaagtaatactaaaattttgatttattttgttaaaaaatattattttattttctcaCATTTTTGTCTTTATTTGACTGAAAGgtataaattatgaaaatggATGGAATGCATTCCGAAATAAAGTATATCTAAgggtttaaaaaaaaacgaaatgAATTTGTTTAGgtatatagaaaaattataaggtaaattaaataaaaactatactctaaaaaaaaaaatatgtataatgaaataaaaaaattataaatattaccAATGCATCATATGTTGGAGCATcataatatgaattatataattctcCGTCATTTGTGAAACAccaaaatgaataaaatcCTTTTAGAGATAAAATTACAAACATAACAATTGCCAATGATAATATCTGTATAAAAAAGAGTGATTAATATAGTAAATAATTTCTGATGTTTATTAGtgtattgtatatatatatatatttttttttacccTTTGTGTAATTCTGCTTTTTTGAGATATccctttatttttttcctttaacTTTGAAGTAAccttcaaaaaaaaatgtggatattatatagaaaataataatagatatagtgtatttgtaaatataagacaaaataaaaaaggaatataaaattaaataaaactttttttttcccaaGTCAATAGCTagccatttttatttacttttACTCCATAATACAAAAAGGAAATTGCTATTAAATAGTCTACTAACGactcaaaaataaaattgaaatatatataattcttaAAAGAGCTCGATAAATATTCTATACTTGCGAATAATaagtttattatatatcctgagaaatttatatatatatagtaagACCTACGAtttgacaaaaaaaaaaaatatacataattgaaaaaaacgaataatgtatatataggaatgtttgtgaaaaaaaaaaaaaaaattgtcaaaaaaaatcaacTTACTTTAAATATTGTGATGTTACAAGTATAGACGAATAATATACTTGAGACcaaaaaagtataattattgtaaaggatgataaaaaaagatatgTTGGAATAGTTttaagtaaaataaaatgaaaataaaaattggggaataataataatgtgtTGTAATCTATTGCATCATCTTGTATGTCTAAATATGTCAGTATTGTTATTGATAAAATTCGAGCTGCATAAAAACGGAAAACAAATAagatggaaaaaaaataaaatggaaaagaCGACATTTTCTTGTTGCATATAATCGTATGCCTTGTCGTAACATACACGTACaattttttgtgttttttaaaattactTATATGgcaaaaaaacaaaaaacaaaacaaaaaatatcgAGTTTTCTCCCCCTTCAAATTGGAGGAGGGAATAGATGAAATGCTTTTGTTTCTAATTATAAGCCTATATATCCGGTAACTTAGAAATacataaacatatattaacaaaattagCAAATAAACGCCTAAAAAAGagaaagtaaaaaatacaaaatataagtacacacacatatatgtatagatTTAAGCaatatgcatacatatttacataaatagaaaaatgaaactatagtatattcatattgttttttattaacttggctaaacattattttattttttttgtttaaataCATACCTGTACTCATTGGGAAAACAGAGGAagtataaatttaaaatattcgCAACGAAAGtaaaaagaataatattttaataataatataagcTATTTATGATgcttaaaatttattaatatatgtatttgtTGTTTTTTCCAGCATTATAGAAAAACTGTATTTATCTtatacacaaaaaataaaaataattaaaaaaagctaagaaaaatataattaattacGAAAAGGAGAACTAAAGGTTTTTATCActcttttattttgtaaatttattatatatatatatatatatacatacaagTTTATATTGTgtggatttttttttgctaaGCCTAATCGTTACTACCTCtttcacaaaaaaataaataaaataaataaaaatgaaaaaatatataaataataaatatataaaaaaatgaaaagtacaaaaaatgtttaaaatgcttaaaagaattaaaataataaaaaaaataacctTCTAAAGTTTATAAGTACCTTTATTTCAATACAAAacacaaattatattattcatatgtctatacaataaatgaaataaatattgttaatatgcatttttaaaaaaagtatttttattatataaagtaAATTTTTAAGTTTATAACAAATGTTGTTGTTAAATACtattaattaatatgaatatttactttttttgtAACATATCATATGAACAAATTAACATAGtttattgtatttataaataaaaaaaagaatgtATGGATATATGCGTGTGTGAACTCTCTAAAGCTCAcgttttttaatatactaattatataactatatatagattaatccttttcattatatatacatatattttatgtcttattattttttccataattatatatatttatagtatttttttaaatgtgtataataattttttttatacagtTTCTATTCGTATTTTCCAATACTATttgcacatttttttttaaatattataattctATAATCCAAGAAAACAGACATTCTCCTTTTTATTACTccataattataatattctacattatataatttaattattttattcatataattatactcttttttaatatattttgtgtatataatttattacaatatatcaacattttttaattaatattatatgcattataataattttaaaaagtcACTAAAATATAGCGATTTAAGTTATTCATCATTCAAACCCAtttaaaacaaacaaataaataaatatacatatatatatgtgtgcatTATCAAAAAGTCAAAATTAATATCagtttaaatttattagcttttaaaaataaaaaaaaataattttttacataaaatgcgcacatatttttatggaaaataaatttttatagagtaaaaataattacataaaatacaaaatgcAAAATACATGAGCAACTTCATTTTTAAAGTCAACCTATAAAGCCAATGTCTgaattttgaaaatgtgaaagaatatatattttttgtgcaTATCTATATAgctttaattatattttaattttttatattaacattttttagtatttaaaaaaatatgtttatatgtGGAATGTTATTTGTTTCCATAAAATAGCAATTTAAAATCacacttttttattttctttccTTCTATTTTGTAATGATAAAAGATATGGAGGTTGTAATGGCATAATTTGAGGCTCGTGTCTAATATAGTTTTGGGGCAACAAATACGATTTGTCTgaatcataataattttgtgttgcaataaaagaaaatagtttattatttgttgagaaatttgaagaaatataattattaaaattttcttcGTCATctgaattaaaatattttatatcttcATCACTATCTGagcaataaaaattaaaaatatctaaatttttttttttcatattattatttatattcaaattattttctttttcgcTATCTGAAGTATCTAAATTACTATTGAGTTTGTCAtcaaaatatgttttatcgtttatattattttccaaaTCTTGAAATTCTTGATCCTTTCCATTAATTGATTCTAAATGCATATTTCGAAGTTCGCCATCATTTTGGAAATTATAACAAACCTCATTTGTATTTCTGAATAAAGAAGTGATAGACGATTTAGGTAAATGAAAGTTTAAACAAACAAGAAAAGATTCTAAACTTTTATTTCGACTACTTTGAGGTTTACaaacataaattttttcaaaaaatttatttaaatgaaatattaacaaGCTTGTATATTCCCctctaaatattttactaaTAAAATTGCCTCCAATTTTTAAAACCGAACAGCATACTTTTAAACttgataaaattaattgaGATTGAATAAATTCATCAATATCATTCATACCTGTTATATCTGGAGCCCCATCACTTACAACTGCGTGGGCATATAcaaatttgttattttctttttctttattcaatatattatttttcattttattatattttatgctACTATCTtcatcatatatatgcttaGGACTATTGACAGAAAATTCAATATCCTTCTCATTTTCATTCatacattttaaaattttatttattgtagacatttttgtaatatcaccttgtattatatttatgtaattCATGTTACCTATTTCTTGTAAATCTACAGCAACAAGTTTAGGttcttttatttgataattattattttttaaaaatttatcaatttttttttccaaaatatcattaaaatttatatataacgAAAAATTCTTTATAAATTCTTCATGATCTAATTcgttattcatattattatttttatttataaaatatagcatgttataataattatataaacaaatatttttaagaacTTGGGACCAACTCCCTGGGGCTGCACACAAGTCAACTATATTATAACAATAttcatcattatatttttttattatttcactaatatcactattattatatttgtttggATTAAACAACTTGaatatttcaaatttatcatttatttgtattaatttataagaGCTTCTAGCCCTGTATCCATTTTCTTTTGCTTTTCTGTAATAAATATCTCGACGATCTTTGCTTAGTTTCcccattttatattcttattaaaattttcaaaagaatatatatataatggcAAACTTAACATGAATATAAagttatttcatttttcttttatataacttaaaattgttaatattataattattcgTAGTAAACAAATACCTTTCAAagttatgtattttttccatatatacttttacaaacaaaaaaaaattcaaatatatatataaagaaatgtATGCTACTAATCCGGTACGCAAAATAAGGCATgctaatttttctttatataatatgttaaatacattaatatgatatatatatgtatatatgctAGCTTACACCCCAATTTTattcttaatttttataattaaacatagtttgtattaaaaaaaaatcaaatttttaataaactATAAATGCTTAATTAACTgaagtaaaaatatagcatTAAACAATACGATTGTTGTATGaacataaattaatttttttttttaattttaaaaaatataaaatatagattaaaattaatatatgaatatttcatttaaacaaatatattattattcaaaaaattattgtaaAATTTCTTTAGCctcatcatttatattttcaaaaaaattatcaattggctttttaatttttaatggGTAGCAAAGAGAAACTACAAGTATTGTTGTTtggatatatttattcataacatttaaaaatattttattatcaatattaaaattaaaattaaagtCACTAAACTTGAACGAATATAATAGCAGCCCGCATTCGTCAGCTATTTTgtaactaaaaaaaaaaaataagaaaaaaaataagaaaaaattagaaaaatggagaaatattttatatgagATTTTTGTCTATATATAAGTCCTTATAGACAACATAGAAATATGAAATACGTATTAACTTttaatgcattttttttactttttatttttgatagAATTATTTTCCAGCATGCTTTTTATGTCTTGTCCATCCAACTGATTTTTCCCaactaaaaataaagcagCAACCATATGCCTAAtctaataaagaaaaataaatacacaatattatgaataatttgattaaagaaataataattttcatatattttaacaatGTCTATAGATTATTTACTTGGttgtataaaaatgatgttccttttattttaaaataataaaagttttGATCAATGTTTTTAATCTCAAATTTATGAATCGTTCTTCtgtttaaaattaaaatttacaaaaatgtaaaaatcatattcattaataaaaaatatgtgcatatgtatatgtgACAATGTTTTAGAATTGGATAAATCTTTTTTGCCTATTTTCTTACATAAAGGAAGTATtgttttttctctttttgcaaaaattagaaaaattatgcTCGCCCaactatataaaattgtgtaaaaattaatgaaatgAATAATTGGCATGGTCATATTAATATgagtatatatacatgtgaAGAAGTCAGATAtagaaatttatttttcaattttccttacaaatatttttgtagcCTCATTCATCTtagtaatattataatttttattgataaaaaaatagacaTAAGTTCTCTGTATACAGTTTAAACTGATTGggaatgaaaaaaaaagtgaaaaaaataagcgaaaaaaataagtgaaaaaataagtgaattttttacaaattaataaatttgttaacTGCAATTTTTCTTACCGAgcatcaaaattatttggaACACATtgaatatgaataatttgtatattttttaattttttatttagttctttaagatatattttctcGATTATTGATATAGATAAATGtggatatttattttttaatcttATAGTTAATGCGTTCATGCGAGCAGAAACACCTTTGTCTGTTCTTGAAACTCGGGAAAATGAACtaattataaaacatagaaattattaaaattataaccAAAGGCCagattaaattaaaaaaaaaaaaaaataattatttacaaCATAGTTTGGCGATTTACAACATATCATATTATAAAGTTTATCAgcaaaatgaatatatgaaagatgcaaaaaaatgttatttttttttaccaaTTTGAGTCTGAAATTAAATCTAATTGTTGTAATTTTTCTATCAGTTTATTTTCTactgtattattattatctttcTGGTAAGCCGATCcctaaattattttttttttaaaataagaaaaaaaatatattttttttaattatataatttccTAAATGACTTTTACAAAGTGATATATTAATgcaattataaaataataaggcATTTCGATATATAGTAAAGAAAGAATGAGACAATTTGACTATGTATTTGTATActcaaattattttcaaccTAAAGTGTGTATGTATAAAcactatatataaaatgtatcAAAATTAATAGCCATTTAAgatacaaaataatgatatacatatatttataatataaatattttttttttgttattatacATTGAAACCTATTCCTATATatgagaaaaatattataaaattacgCGTCccatcattattttcttccATCTTTATTACATTGCTTTCATCTTGTAAATTTAtccaattatatattaataactATATagtcattttttatagttataattatataaaatgcgatttttgaaaaacaaaatatttacataactataaaaaaattactatattgttaatatatagaTTTAAAATACACACTTGGGTAAtaaattgtaaatatatatatgaatatatttgtatgcTTTACAACTGggcatatataatatattatataattaggaaaaaaaaaaaagtcaAACATAAATggtaaacaaattaaaaattattatccCTGTCAATACCCACccattttaaaattaaaaaaaatgtataaaaaaaataattcgtATAAggaaaacaaatataaaaatatattattaaataatacataaataacTAAAATTTGTGtgtttaaatatatttttttataacattcACAAAAACAGTATAAGTTGCAAAAATTAgcatattatatgtttgGCATATGCacttgaaaatataaatcatgaaattaaaaaagaaaaaaacaataatagaaaatattaaatacataaataattattatgtaGTATAAGCCTTATATAGGTTTTGAACAACGACGTGagcatataaaataatacagAAATATTTAGCATTGTTTTGTAATTACTTCATTTCGaattaaaacaattatatatattttattattcaattttatatataaaaaattactttaaaatttatctGTATAAAGCATAgtccatatatatatatgcattccttattttaagaaaaaataaaaaataaatgaaaaaaatatcataggatcaaaatatggaataatgtttaataaaaggtaatgaaaaatatattgatggaaaaatataatgattatTTACATGAAATAgattgtaaaaaattaataaataataaatccgaaaatataatgaatgaaaataattctaaaaaatgtaatattaaaaatttatatctaCAAAATAAGTTGTCgagaaaaaatgaaatcaCCAATTCCGAATATGAAAaggaaaacaaaatgaatgataagaaaaacatatatactattggggaaaatattttaaccAATATTAATCTGAATAcacacaaaaatataagagTATATtgtgataatataaaaaatagtaacgTTAAAAgtagtaaaatatatgaagataaagatataaaaaaacgtTTTAATATCTTAAtagataaagaaaatgcAATAAATAGTATTTTAAGCTCAACATATGCAGGAATAATTTCTCGAACTGTCACTGCCCCTTTAGatagaataaaatatataatgcaaataacaaataatttaacaatttatgaaatatttgatattataaaaaaagatggAACATTTTGTGGATTTTTTAGAGGAAATTGTGTTAACattgttaaaattattCCTGAACTGtctataaaaatgtattcaTATGAATTTATGAAAGTTAatgtttataattattataataaaaatcgaaaaaataGCAATCAATCTGATAATATTGAACAGAATTTAgatattccattttttattcgtTTTTTAATTGGAAGTTCAAGCGGTGTTATAGCagctatatttatatatcctTTTGAAATTGTCAAAACTCGATTAATTGTATCAAACAAAGATGGAAATAATGGAATTCTTAAATGtctttataatatttataaatatgaaggATTTagaaatttttataatggtttatgtatgcatatttatggcgttatttttttttcaggaTGTAATATGAGtatatatgattatttaaaatataaattttttgaattttataaacaCTATATTCATTCGAATTATTGTATgaaggaaaataataataataaaattaaaaatgatgaaaatttaattgaaaatacagaaaagaataaacaaaaatatgaaataaataattcattgaaaaataacaaagataaaaatagtaacaatttttatcaattaaacaaatttccatataattataattcaacaaattttctaaatcgacatgaaaaaataaatcaagaATCTCATTGTTTATATTGCAATTATcgtataaaaaatgtaaactGTTTATcgtttcttttttttgggATTACAAGTTCATTCATTGCTCAAATAGTGAGTTACCCATTTCTTGTTTTAAGAACAAGGATGCAAACCATGAATAATGAAATTGCgacaaattatttaaataatgaaaggAAGCACATTAAGTCCTGcagttttattttgtacAACATTCGGGTTTATGGCTTTAAGTCCCTCTACCGAGGTAATACGCAAAATGCtaaattggaaaaaaaagttgaaaaaaaggttgaaaaaaaaatacttatCTATCCTTATTTTTCCCCTTTCTTAGGAATTTACGTGAATTTACTGAAAACAATCCCAGCAACTTCCATAACCTGGTTTTCATATGAATATGCAATGAGGAAGTTGAAAAGCGCTTAGATAtgttatatgcatatagtgtgcatatacaatattatatatgtgtatgtaaaatatgtttGTACATATTAGACAatacaaaacaaaaattcttttaattttggaTTATTATTGAGGGTACAATTGAtggtatataatataagcTTTCATATCCTATATAagcataataaaattttttgtgtatgttaaaaaaattaataaaatttatatatatattttcattttgacTTATAGATATTTCAACACATTtaagtatattatttatttttatatttttctggaaaaaaaaattataaaaatataatttgttttttttttttgttttttcttttaagcacaaagaattattatctttaattttttttgttatattttcaaatttgtGTAGAAATTcgta from Plasmodium berghei ANKA genome assembly, chromosome: 8 harbors:
- a CDS encoding ribosomal RNA methyltransferase, putative, with protein sequence MGKLSKDRRDIYYRKAKENGYRARSSYKLIQINDKFEIFKLFNPNKYNNSDISEIIKKYNDEYCYNIVDLCAAPGSWSQVLKNICLYNYYNMLYFINKNNNMNNELDHEEFIKNFSLYINFNDILEKKIDKFLKNNNYQIKEPKLVAVDLQEIGNMNYINIIQGDITKMSTINKILKCMNENEKDIEFSVNSPKHIYDEDSSIKYNKMKNNILNKEKENNKFVYAHAVVSDGAPDITGMNDIDEFIQSQLILSSLKVCCSVLKIGGNFISKIFRGEYTSLLIFHLNKFFEKIYVCKPQSSRNKSLESFLVCLNFHLPKSSITSLFRNTNEVCYNFQNDGELRNMHLESINGKDQEFQDLENNINDKTYFDDKLNSNLDTSDSEKENNLNINNNMKKKNLDIFNFYCSDSDEDIKYFNSDDEENFNNYISSNFSTNNKLFSFIATQNYYDSDKSYLLPQNYIRHEPQIMPLQPPYLLSLQNRRKENKKV
- a CDS encoding tRNA pseudouridine synthase, putative — translated: MEENNDGTRNFIIFFSYIGIGFNGSAYQKDNNNTVENKLIEKLQQLDLISDSNCSFSRVSRTDKGVSARMNALTIRLKNKYPHLSISIIEKIYLKELNKKLKNIQIIHIQCVPNNFDARLNCIQRTYVYFFINKNYNITKMNEATKIFLGEHNFSNFCKKRKNNTSFIRTIHKFEIKNIDQNFYYFKIKGTSFLYNQIRHMVAALFLVGKNQLDGQDIKSMLENNSIKNKNYKIADECGLLLYSFKFSDFNFNFNIDNKIFLNVMNKYIQTTILVVSLCYPLKIKKPIDNFFENINDEAKEILQ
- a CDS encoding mitochondrial carrier protein, putative, with translation MKNILMEKYNDYLHEIDCKKLINNKSENIMNENNSKKCNIKNLYLQNKLSRKNEITNSEYEKENKMNDKKNIYTIGENILTNINLNTHKNIRVYCDNIKNSNVKSSKIYEDKDIKKRFNILIDKENAINSILSSTYAGIISRTVTAPLDRIKYIMQITNNLTIYEIFDIIKKDGTFCGFFRGNCVNIVKIIPELSIKMYSYEFMKVNVYNYYNKNRKNSNQSDNIEQNLDIPFFIRFLIGSSSGVIAAIFIYPFEIVKTRLIVSNKDGNNGILKCLYNIYKYEGFRNFYNGLCMHIYGVIFFSGCNMSIYDYLKYKFFEFYKHYIHSNYCMKENNNNKIKNDENLIENTEKNKQKYEINNSLKNNKDKNSNNFYQLNKFPYNYNSTNFLNRHEKINQESHCLYCNYRIKNVNCLSFLFFGITSSFIAQIVSYPFLVLRTRMQTMNNEIATNYLNNERKHIKSCSFILYNIRVYGFKSLYRGIYVNLLKTIPATSITWFSYEYAMRKLKSA